A window from Halococcus salifodinae DSM 8989 encodes these proteins:
- a CDS encoding ABC transporter permease, with translation MSQKLTQEDEGIGSRIRSNPRPALVWVFGALVLLAPEFGAIVHLITGAIPGIGAVDLPTLLSRELISNQGYQLPNGSWEGTFLGLSAAAAWTVRVVLIYAYAFAWLGWLWYGYLTFRRNYRFADWTPTDDRIDRLRDHRWGQFGFVVVFAFVMFAMFAPALGPTTLESNIVDPYSHEVTYYDDEVGEVATASVGTANLASQSQGTPDENYGLWSYDEYDRFHPAGTITNGKDMFTFLVYGARISLFIALSSTLLAGGIALVLGLITAYYKGLADLVTVVASDAFASIPFLLLLIMLSVVLSDTWIANVYNGALLLVFIFGLFFWPGYWRTIRGPAFQTVENEWIDAAKSYGQAPFTLMRKHIAPYVVSYLLIYASLGLGGIIITTAALSYLGLGITAPTPEWGRLVNLGQQYVPTVSWHISIIPGLAIVLVVTGFNALGDGIRDAIDPESEGSTEGGAAAAGGGG, from the coding sequence ATGAGTCAGAAACTTACCCAAGAAGACGAAGGAATCGGAAGCCGGATCCGATCGAATCCACGGCCGGCGTTGGTGTGGGTGTTCGGTGCGCTCGTGTTGCTCGCACCCGAGTTCGGTGCGATAGTGCATCTCATCACGGGAGCCATCCCGGGTATCGGTGCGGTCGACCTCCCGACGCTGCTCTCGCGTGAGCTGATCTCGAACCAGGGCTACCAACTCCCGAACGGCAGTTGGGAGGGGACGTTCCTCGGCCTCTCAGCGGCGGCCGCGTGGACGGTGCGGGTCGTCCTCATCTACGCGTACGCGTTTGCATGGCTCGGGTGGCTCTGGTACGGCTATCTCACGTTCCGCCGGAACTACCGGTTCGCCGACTGGACGCCGACCGACGACCGGATCGACCGGCTTCGCGACCACCGCTGGGGGCAGTTCGGCTTCGTCGTGGTGTTCGCGTTCGTGATGTTTGCGATGTTCGCCCCAGCACTCGGTCCGACGACACTCGAAAGCAACATCGTCGATCCGTACAGCCACGAGGTGACGTACTACGACGACGAGGTGGGCGAAGTCGCGACCGCCTCGGTCGGCACGGCGAACCTCGCCTCACAGTCACAAGGGACCCCTGACGAGAACTACGGACTGTGGAGTTACGACGAGTACGATCGGTTCCACCCCGCAGGAACGATCACGAACGGCAAGGACATGTTCACGTTCTTAGTATATGGGGCACGGATATCGCTGTTCATCGCGCTGAGTTCGACGCTGCTCGCTGGCGGGATCGCGCTCGTGCTCGGTCTGATAACGGCGTACTACAAGGGACTCGCGGATCTCGTGACCGTCGTCGCCAGCGACGCGTTCGCGTCGATACCGTTCTTGCTGTTGCTGATCATGCTTTCGGTCGTGCTCAGCGACACGTGGATCGCCAACGTCTACAACGGCGCGCTCCTCCTCGTGTTCATCTTCGGCCTGTTCTTCTGGCCGGGCTACTGGCGGACGATCCGTGGTCCCGCGTTTCAAACTGTGGAGAACGAGTGGATCGACGCCGCGAAGAGCTACGGTCAGGCACCGTTCACGCTAATGAGAAAGCATATCGCGCCGTACGTCGTGAGCTATCTCCTGATCTACGCGTCACTCGGGCTTGGCGGGATCATCATCACCACGGCTGCACTGTCGTATCTCGGGCTCGGCATCACCGCACCGACGCCCGAATGGGGCCGACTCGTCAATCTCGGCCAGCAGTACGTTCCGACGGTCTCGTGGCACATCTCGATCATCCCGGGGCTCGCGATCGTGCTGGTCGTGACCGGGTTCAACGCGCTCGGTGACGGGATCCGCGACGCGATCGATCCCGAGAGCGAAGGGAGCACCGAAGGTGGCGCTGCCGCCGCCGGAGGTGGCGGATGA
- a CDS encoding ABC transporter ATP-binding protein: MSQHQARRSTRGDGETVLSVEELRTAFFTDKETIYAVDGASFDLRRGETVGIVGESGSGKSVTARSIMGLIESPGRVLDGSSIKYHNPETVERLADQFAGEVTYRDGDGEPEGDGCIVLDDDEGTNGTRGYVDLARAPQKVVKRTRGGDIAMIFQDPLSSLNPVYTVGNQIKEALKLHRDMSGRSVTDEAAELLEAVGIPDARMALREYPHQFSGGQRQRIVIAVALACDPEVLICDEPTTALDVTIQAQILDLLDDIQRERDLGIVFITHDMGVISEISDRVNVMYAGEIVETAPAETLFTDPAHPYTRGLLESIPGRNPGADRLTTIEGDVPTPNQPATDCRFAPRCPEQFDACTQVHPESVSVTEAATDHTTACLLYPDDRSREDAVDLHERRGRGDTDDEANRTEARR, translated from the coding sequence ATGAGTCAGCACCAGGCGAGGCGATCGACGCGCGGGGACGGGGAGACCGTCCTTTCGGTCGAGGAACTCCGGACGGCGTTTTTCACCGACAAGGAGACGATCTACGCCGTCGACGGCGCGAGCTTCGACCTCCGGCGGGGCGAAACCGTCGGGATCGTCGGCGAGAGCGGTTCGGGCAAGAGCGTCACCGCGCGCTCGATCATGGGACTGATCGAGTCCCCCGGCCGTGTCCTGGATGGGAGTTCGATCAAGTACCACAACCCCGAAACCGTCGAACGGCTCGCCGACCAGTTTGCCGGCGAAGTCACGTACCGTGACGGCGACGGCGAGCCCGAGGGCGATGGCTGTATCGTCCTCGACGACGACGAGGGGACGAACGGAACCCGCGGCTACGTCGACCTCGCACGTGCGCCTCAGAAAGTCGTCAAACGGACCCGTGGCGGCGACATCGCCATGATCTTCCAGGACCCACTGAGCAGCCTCAATCCCGTCTACACCGTGGGCAACCAGATCAAGGAGGCGCTCAAGCTCCACCGAGATATGAGCGGGCGCAGCGTGACCGACGAAGCCGCGGAGCTGCTCGAAGCCGTCGGGATCCCCGACGCCAGGATGGCGCTGCGGGAGTACCCCCACCAGTTCTCCGGCGGCCAGCGCCAACGGATCGTGATCGCGGTGGCCTTAGCTTGTGATCCCGAGGTGCTGATCTGTGACGAGCCCACCACCGCACTCGACGTCACGATCCAGGCTCAGATCCTCGATCTCCTCGACGACATCCAGCGCGAACGCGATCTCGGGATCGTGTTCATCACTCACGACATGGGGGTGATCTCGGAGATCTCCGACCGCGTGAACGTGATGTACGCCGGCGAGATCGTCGAGACCGCACCGGCAGAGACGCTGTTCACCGATCCCGCCCACCCCTACACCCGAGGGCTTCTCGAAAGCATTCCCGGTCGAAATCCGGGTGCCGATCGGCTCACGACCATCGAGGGCGACGTTCCGACCCCGAACCAGCCAGCGACCGACTGTCGGTTCGCGCCCCGGTGTCCCGAACAGTTCGACGCCTGTACCCAGGTTCATCCAGAGTCGGTCTCGGTCACCGAGGCCGCGACCGATCACACCACGGCCTGTCTGCTGTACCCCGACGACCGCTCGCGCGAGGACGCAGTCGACCTCCACGAGCGCCGCGGACGCGGGGACACGGACGACGAAGCCAACCGAACGGAGGCACGACGATGA
- a CDS encoding ABC transporter ATP-binding protein, whose amino-acid sequence MSQEITATDERQRSDALVEIDGLKTYYESGGILGGDPVKAVDDVTFDIRRGETLGLVGESGCGKTTLGRTLVRLETATAGDVSYDGTDITTLSGGDLKEWRSNAQMVFQDPDSSLNDRMTVGEIIREPLDVHARGTRRERRQRVQELLETVGLQQQHYYRYPHQFSGGQRQRIGIARALALEPDFVVLDEPVSALDASVQAKILNLLEDLQDDLGLTYLFIAHDLSVVRHICDRVAVMYLGNVMEIGPADELFADPANPYTHSLLSAIPDTDPTTRMEDRITLRGTPPSPRNPPEGCPFTTRCPAKIRPEEYADIDDDVWERIEVFREVLRERARTDRSLSERAKELLGMETRFSDLDEAEAETFDDVDVPPGVQTELDRAAELAHEGSESDAREHLRDTFGSECDLEAPTHHEVSEAGRQSLCHRHKPEHDSPAAFFEGHSVGDR is encoded by the coding sequence ATGAGCCAGGAGATCACCGCGACCGACGAACGGCAGCGCTCGGACGCCCTCGTCGAGATCGACGGGCTGAAGACCTACTACGAGAGCGGCGGTATCCTCGGCGGCGATCCGGTCAAGGCCGTCGACGACGTCACGTTCGACATCCGTCGCGGCGAGACGCTCGGGCTGGTCGGGGAGTCGGGCTGTGGGAAAACCACGCTCGGCCGGACGCTCGTTCGGCTCGAAACCGCCACCGCCGGCGACGTCAGCTACGACGGCACCGACATCACGACGCTGTCGGGCGGCGATCTCAAGGAGTGGCGATCGAACGCCCAGATGGTGTTTCAGGACCCCGATTCGAGCCTCAACGACCGGATGACCGTCGGCGAGATCATCCGCGAGCCGCTCGACGTCCACGCCCGTGGCACGCGCCGCGAGCGCCGCCAACGGGTGCAGGAGCTGCTCGAAACCGTCGGGCTCCAACAGCAACACTACTATCGGTACCCTCACCAGTTCTCCGGCGGCCAGCGCCAGCGGATCGGGATCGCCCGCGCGCTCGCGCTCGAACCCGACTTCGTGGTGCTCGACGAGCCCGTGAGCGCGCTCGACGCGTCGGTGCAGGCGAAGATTCTCAATCTCCTGGAGGATCTCCAGGACGATCTCGGGCTCACCTACCTGTTCATCGCCCACGATCTCTCGGTGGTACGGCACATCTGTGATCGGGTCGCAGTGATGTATCTCGGCAACGTCATGGAGATCGGGCCGGCCGATGAGCTGTTCGCCGATCCGGCGAACCCCTACACCCACTCGCTGCTGTCGGCGATCCCGGACACCGATCCGACGACGAGGATGGAAGACCGGATCACGCTCCGCGGGACGCCGCCCAGCCCGCGCAATCCGCCGGAGGGGTGTCCGTTCACCACGCGGTGTCCGGCGAAGATCCGGCCCGAGGAGTACGCCGACATCGACGACGACGTCTGGGAACGCATCGAAGTGTTCCGCGAGGTCCTCCGTGAGCGGGCGCGCACCGATCGATCGCTTTCGGAACGCGCGAAGGAGCTACTCGGAATGGAGACGCGCTTTTCGGATCTCGACGAGGCCGAGGCCGAGACGTTCGACGATGTCGACGTTCCCCCGGGCGTCCAAACCGAGCTCGATCGCGCCGCCGAACTCGCCCACGAGGGGAGCGAGAGCGACGCACGCGAACATCTGCGCGACACGTTCGGCAGCGAGTGTGACCTCGAAGCACCGACCCACCACGAGGTCAGCGAGGCGGGTCGCCAGAGCCTCTGTCACCGACACAAACCCGAGCACGACAGCCCCGCGGCGTTCTTCGAGGGACACTCCGTCGGCGATCGATGA
- a CDS encoding DUF7555 family protein: MNDDHPRQRPGEGATRRDQPPVLLLKLLDLCLYGLTIAIVLVCVATVVSFAFGAGWGGSKYLLFVIGFLLFGLGAIGMRPKGAWKDDDDDDDEARRVSSDDETRFQAFVQSIPPLRRYELDPDDRLSLAAKLFVGSLLVLGASFAMETVFGIRI, from the coding sequence ATGAACGACGACCACCCTCGTCAGAGGCCGGGCGAGGGGGCGACGAGGCGCGACCAGCCACCGGTACTGCTGCTCAAGCTGCTCGATCTCTGTCTCTACGGCCTCACGATCGCGATCGTCCTCGTCTGTGTCGCGACGGTCGTGAGCTTCGCGTTCGGGGCCGGTTGGGGCGGGAGCAAGTATCTCCTGTTCGTGATCGGATTCTTGCTGTTCGGGCTCGGTGCGATCGGAATGCGTCCGAAAGGAGCCTGGAAGGACGACGACGACGATGACGACGAGGCGCGACGCGTATCGAGCGACGACGAAACCAGATTCCAGGCGTTCGTTCAGTCGATCCCGCCGTTGCGACGGTACGAACTCGACCCCGACGACCGGCTCTCGCTCGCCGCGAAGCTGTTCGTCGGAAGTCTGCTCGTGCTCGGCGCGTCGTTCGCCATGGAGACGGTGTTCGGCATCAGGATCTGA
- a CDS encoding DUF7556 family protein, with the protein MTPDATAAAAPVVADDIMASVDDDGSVERFVIADISRDDAWVAMALDGAASLPDWR; encoded by the coding sequence ATGACGCCGGATGCGACCGCCGCGGCGGCACCCGTCGTGGCTGACGACATCATGGCCTCGGTCGACGATGACGGCAGTGTGGAGCGGTTCGTCATCGCCGACATCTCCCGCGACGACGCGTGGGTTGCGATGGCGCTCGACGGGGCAGCATCGCTTCCGGACTGGCGATAG
- a CDS encoding 2'-5' RNA ligase family protein gives MYSLNVPIPGGIERLAATLHPRLVGFDRVRERHTLVCKRFEADDLAPDRLFERVRRALAGAPAVEARATGIDWFETPVRGPGPVAYVAIESPGLHDIHRRLVAAFDPIPDLEGDEYVPHVTLARGGSTDRARDLAAVEVEPIEWTISELVLHDARHEEQVRTLPLPSH, from the coding sequence GTGTACAGCCTCAACGTCCCGATTCCCGGCGGGATCGAACGTCTCGCCGCCACTCTCCACCCCCGCCTCGTCGGGTTCGATCGGGTCCGCGAGCGCCACACGCTCGTGTGCAAGCGTTTCGAGGCCGACGACCTCGCGCCGGATCGACTGTTCGAACGGGTGCGCCGTGCACTCGCCGGCGCACCAGCCGTCGAGGCACGTGCGACGGGAATCGACTGGTTCGAGACCCCGGTTCGTGGGCCTGGCCCAGTGGCGTACGTCGCGATCGAGAGCCCCGGTCTCCACGACATCCATCGACGGCTCGTCGCGGCGTTCGACCCGATCCCCGACCTCGAAGGCGACGAGTACGTTCCCCACGTGACCCTCGCCCGCGGCGGCTCCACGGACCGCGCTCGCGACCTCGCGGCCGTCGAGGTCGAACCGATCGAGTGGACGATCTCGGAGCTGGTGCTTCACGACGCACGACACGAAGAACAGGTCAGAACGCTGCCGCTCCCCAGTCACTGA
- a CDS encoding argininosuccinate synthase: MTPPTESTQQSTDRVALAFSGGLDTTVCVPLLKEEYGFDEVIGVTVDVGQPEGEFAEAEETATALGLEHHVVDAREAFAATCFDSVRANATYQGYPLGTALARPVIAQAILDVALAQDCAALAHGCTGKGNDQLRFETVWRGSDLDVIAPVRELGLTREFEQEYAAERDLPVEGGDGGAWSIDTNLWSRSVEGSDLEEPSYVPPEDIYDWTQPPGKEIELLDIEFEDGYPIALDGESMEPIALIEHLNEVAGAHGVGRTDVMEDRMLGLKVRENYEHPAATVLLNAHEALESLVLTKEERSFKKQIDHEWAEKAYEGLLAAPLVDALEGFIASTQERVTGTVTVKLEGGQARPVGRESEYGVYSASAASFNTADVGGGIEQADATGVAKYHGFQSRLAGSVIDDANATAEAVADGGTTAESENGATADDENGDE; the protein is encoded by the coding sequence ATGACACCCCCAACCGAATCCACACAGCAATCGACCGATCGCGTCGCGCTCGCCTTCTCCGGCGGGCTCGATACCACCGTCTGCGTCCCGCTCCTGAAAGAAGAGTACGGCTTCGACGAGGTGATCGGCGTCACCGTCGACGTCGGCCAGCCCGAAGGCGAGTTCGCCGAAGCCGAGGAAACCGCGACCGCGCTCGGTCTCGAACACCACGTGGTCGACGCGCGCGAGGCGTTCGCCGCAACCTGTTTCGACTCGGTTCGCGCGAACGCCACCTATCAGGGCTACCCCCTGGGAACGGCGCTCGCACGGCCCGTGATCGCCCAGGCGATCCTCGACGTCGCGCTCGCTCAGGACTGTGCGGCGCTCGCCCACGGCTGCACCGGGAAGGGCAACGATCAGCTCCGGTTCGAAACCGTGTGGCGTGGCTCCGATCTCGACGTGATCGCGCCCGTCCGCGAGCTCGGACTCACCCGCGAGTTCGAGCAGGAGTACGCCGCCGAGCGCGATCTCCCCGTGGAGGGCGGCGACGGCGGCGCGTGGAGCATCGATACGAATCTCTGGAGTCGCTCGGTCGAAGGGAGCGATCTCGAAGAGCCGAGTTACGTTCCCCCAGAGGACATCTACGACTGGACCCAGCCACCCGGGAAAGAAATCGAACTGCTCGACATCGAGTTCGAAGACGGCTATCCGATCGCGCTCGATGGCGAGTCGATGGAACCGATCGCACTGATCGAGCACCTCAACGAAGTCGCGGGCGCACACGGCGTCGGCCGGACCGACGTGATGGAAGACCGGATGCTCGGGCTGAAAGTGAGGGAGAACTACGAACACCCCGCAGCGACGGTTCTCCTCAACGCCCACGAGGCGCTCGAATCGCTCGTCCTCACCAAAGAAGAGCGGAGTTTCAAGAAACAGATCGATCACGAGTGGGCAGAGAAAGCCTACGAGGGACTGCTCGCCGCGCCGCTGGTCGACGCCTTGGAAGGGTTCATCGCGTCGACCCAGGAGCGCGTCACCGGCACCGTCACCGTGAAACTCGAAGGTGGTCAGGCCCGCCCGGTCGGTCGCGAGAGCGAGTACGGCGTGTACTCCGCGTCGGCAGCCTCGTTCAACACCGCGGACGTCGGCGGCGGAATCGAGCAGGCCGACGCCACGGGCGTCGCGAAGTACCACGGCTTCCAATCGCGCCTCGCGGGAAGCGTCATCGACGACGCGAACGCGACGGCAGAAGCGGTCGCCGACGGCGGGACGACGGCCGAGAGCGAGAACGGAGCGACGGCGGACGACGAAAACGGAGACGAGTGA
- the argH gene encoding argininosuccinate lyase, with the protein MNGEESDVVRRDRFSGGPARAFLSSMDHDERLFEPDLAVDRAHVVMLAEQGIIDEASAGAILDGLADVEATDYDALDGEDVHAAIETAVIERVGEAGGRMHTARSRNDEVATCIRYRLREELLDAIDATLVLREALVEAAREHVETLMPGYTHRQAAQPTTVAHFLCSYAQALERDTDRLLAAYDRTNRSPLGAAAFAGTPFDIDRERTADLLGFDSVLNNSMDAVSTRDFLVEAASALSACSLTLSGLATDLIEFAADEYVEIHDDYASTSSIMPQKKNPDTLELVRAAAGNASAGLNGLLTTLKGLPRAYNRDLQEATPHAWAAVDAVAPATEVAAGAVATATWNEDALDAAAGDGFATATGVADLLAANGVPFRTAHEILAQAAENDGDYAAIEAAADAALDEPLSAVVEREAIEDALDPAASVASRDSVGGPAPEAVAAALDEAWAKIEDDTDRHDERRDRLDAAAAVLEREVSQYR; encoded by the coding sequence ATGAACGGAGAGGAGAGCGACGTGGTCCGGCGCGATCGGTTCAGCGGCGGCCCCGCCCGCGCGTTCCTCTCCTCGATGGATCACGACGAGCGGCTCTTTGAACCCGATCTCGCGGTCGACCGCGCCCACGTGGTGATGCTCGCCGAACAGGGCATCATCGACGAGGCGAGCGCAGGCGCGATCCTCGATGGGCTCGCCGACGTCGAAGCGACGGACTACGACGCGCTCGACGGCGAGGACGTCCACGCCGCGATCGAAACCGCGGTGATCGAGCGTGTCGGCGAGGCGGGCGGCCGGATGCACACCGCCCGGAGTCGGAACGACGAGGTGGCGACGTGCATCCGGTATCGGCTGCGCGAGGAGCTGCTCGACGCCATCGACGCGACGCTCGTGCTCCGCGAGGCGCTCGTCGAGGCGGCACGCGAGCACGTCGAGACGCTGATGCCTGGCTACACGCACCGCCAGGCAGCCCAGCCGACCACCGTTGCACACTTCCTGTGCTCGTACGCCCAAGCGCTCGAACGCGACACGGATCGGTTGCTCGCGGCCTACGACCGGACGAACCGCTCGCCGCTCGGTGCGGCGGCCTTTGCGGGCACGCCGTTCGACATCGATCGCGAGCGGACCGCCGACCTGCTGGGGTTCGATTCCGTACTCAACAACTCGATGGACGCGGTCTCGACCCGAGATTTCCTCGTCGAGGCGGCGAGCGCGTTGTCAGCTTGCTCACTCACGCTCTCGGGGCTTGCGACCGACCTGATCGAGTTCGCGGCGGACGAGTATGTGGAAATTCACGACGACTACGCCTCGACCTCTTCGATCATGCCCCAGAAGAAAAACCCCGATACGCTCGAACTCGTCCGCGCGGCGGCCGGGAACGCGAGCGCGGGACTGAACGGCCTCCTGACCACGCTGAAGGGGCTGCCCCGGGCGTACAACCGCGACCTCCAGGAGGCGACGCCCCACGCGTGGGCCGCCGTCGATGCGGTCGCCCCTGCAACCGAGGTGGCCGCGGGCGCGGTCGCGACCGCGACGTGGAACGAGGACGCGCTCGACGCGGCGGCCGGCGACGGGTTTGCAACTGCGACCGGCGTCGCCGACCTGCTCGCGGCCAATGGAGTACCGTTCCGCACGGCCCACGAAATTTTGGCCCAGGCTGCCGAAAACGACGGAGACTACGCCGCCATCGAAGCGGCCGCCGACGCGGCACTCGACGAACCGCTCTCGGCGGTCGTCGAGCGCGAGGCGATCGAAGACGCGCTCGATCCCGCGGCGAGCGTGGCGAGCCGCGACTCGGTCGGCGGTCCCGCACCCGAGGCAGTCGCGGCGGCGCTCGACGAGGCGTGGGCGAAAATCGAGGACGATACCGACCGCCACGACGAGCGGCGCGATCGGCTCGACGCCGCCGCCGCAGTGCTCGAACGGGAGGTGAGTCAGTATCGTTGA
- the lysW gene encoding lysine biosynthesis protein LysW, translating to MANCPECGGEVSLHDDAEVGEIIDCGTCGAELEVIDTTPPVLETAPELEEDWGE from the coding sequence ATGGCGAACTGTCCCGAATGCGGGGGCGAGGTGTCCCTGCACGACGACGCAGAAGTCGGAGAGATCATCGACTGTGGAACCTGCGGAGCCGAGCTCGAAGTCATCGACACCACCCCACCGGTCCTCGAGACGGCCCCCGAGCTCGAAGAGGACTGGGGGGAGTAA
- the lysX gene encoding lysine biosynthesis protein LysX yields MEIGVLYSRIRHDEKLLLGELRERGHEVTKIDVRDQRFDLTEPPAAFADVDLVVDRCLATSRSRYATRFLAAYGIPVVNDPDTAAVCADKAECSLALAGAGVPTPRTEVAFTKESAMESIERFGYPCVVKPVIGSWGRLLAKIDSRSAAEAILEHKSTLGHYEHKVFYVQEFVAKPGRDIRVVATDGEPVGAMVRSSDHWLTNAAKGADTEEFDLDSEARELVARASDAVGGGLLGVDLMETDDPDAEHSYTVHEVNHTVEFKALDGVANGDVPAKVVDWLEEKAETTNETAVAAP; encoded by the coding sequence GTGGAAATAGGCGTCCTCTACTCTCGGATCCGTCACGACGAGAAGCTCCTGCTCGGTGAGCTCCGGGAGCGCGGCCACGAGGTGACGAAGATCGACGTCCGCGACCAGCGCTTCGATCTCACCGAGCCGCCAGCGGCGTTCGCCGACGTGGATCTCGTCGTGGATCGGTGTCTCGCAACCAGCCGGAGCCGCTATGCGACCCGCTTCCTCGCCGCGTACGGCATCCCGGTCGTGAACGATCCGGACACTGCGGCGGTGTGTGCGGACAAGGCCGAGTGCAGCCTCGCGCTCGCGGGGGCCGGCGTGCCGACGCCCCGGACGGAGGTCGCCTTCACGAAGGAGAGCGCGATGGAATCGATCGAGCGGTTCGGGTATCCCTGTGTGGTGAAACCCGTGATCGGCTCGTGGGGGCGGCTGCTGGCGAAGATCGACTCCCGGAGCGCGGCGGAAGCGATCTTGGAACACAAGTCGACCCTCGGGCACTACGAGCACAAGGTGTTCTACGTCCAGGAGTTCGTCGCGAAGCCCGGCCGCGACATCCGGGTCGTGGCTACTGACGGCGAGCCCGTGGGAGCGATGGTGCGCTCGTCGGACCACTGGCTCACCAACGCGGCGAAAGGGGCCGACACCGAGGAGTTCGACCTCGATAGCGAGGCCCGCGAGCTCGTCGCGCGCGCGAGCGACGCCGTGGGTGGCGGTCTCTTGGGAGTCGACCTGATGGAGACCGACGATCCCGACGCCGAACACTCCTACACCGTCCACGAGGTGAACCACACGGTCGAATTCAAGGCACTCGACGGCGTCGCCAACGGCGACGTACCAGCGAAGGTGGTCGACTGGCTCGAAGAGAAAGCGGAGACCACAAACGAAACTGCGGTCGCGGCACCATGA
- the argC gene encoding N-acetyl-gamma-glutamyl-phosphate reductase yields MTHTASVVGASGFTGGELLRLLRGHPEFEIVQATSREYANKTVGSVHPNHRELDLRFSEPSDLDEVDVLFAATPHGVSMEHIDAFRDAADTIVDLSADFRLDSEEQYDEWYDGHSRPELLDESTYALPERHRDELTGASLIAAGGCNATAAILGLGPLFDSGTLAGDERIVVDVKVGSSEGGAGGGKASSHAERSGVVRPYAPTGHRHEAEIEQEFGCETAFSAHAVDMIRGAAATCHVFPSEPVSTGDLWSAYREAYDDEPFVRLVAGGSGVYRYPEPKAVAGSNYAEVGFELDSNNERIVVFAAIDNMMKGSAGQAIHAANVARGFDERAGLDFQGLHPVGAP; encoded by the coding sequence ATGACCCACACCGCGTCGGTCGTCGGCGCGAGCGGGTTCACCGGCGGCGAACTCCTCCGGCTCCTGCGGGGCCATCCCGAGTTCGAGATCGTCCAGGCCACCAGCCGCGAGTACGCGAACAAGACCGTGGGATCGGTCCACCCCAACCATCGGGAGCTCGATCTGCGGTTCAGCGAGCCCAGCGATCTCGACGAGGTGGACGTGCTGTTCGCCGCGACGCCCCACGGCGTGTCGATGGAGCACATCGACGCGTTTCGGGACGCGGCGGACACGATCGTCGATCTCTCGGCGGACTTCCGACTCGACAGTGAGGAACAGTACGACGAGTGGTACGACGGCCACAGCCGGCCTGAACTGCTCGACGAGTCGACGTACGCACTCCCCGAACGCCACCGCGACGAACTCACGGGTGCGTCGCTGATCGCGGCGGGCGGCTGCAACGCGACCGCCGCCATCCTCGGGCTCGGTCCGCTGTTCGACAGCGGGACCCTCGCGGGTGACGAGCGGATCGTGGTCGACGTGAAAGTCGGTTCGTCGGAGGGTGGAGCAGGCGGTGGAAAGGCGTCTTCCCACGCCGAGCGCTCGGGGGTCGTGCGGCCCTACGCCCCAACGGGCCACCGCCACGAGGCCGAGATCGAGCAGGAGTTCGGCTGCGAGACGGCGTTTTCGGCCCACGCGGTCGACATGATCCGCGGCGCGGCCGCGACCTGTCACGTCTTCCCGAGCGAGCCGGTGTCGACGGGCGACCTCTGGAGTGCCTACCGCGAGGCTTACGACGACGAGCCGTTCGTCCGCCTCGTGGCCGGTGGTTCGGGCGTGTATCGCTACCCCGAACCGAAGGCGGTCGCAGGGTCGAACTACGCCGAGGTCGGGTTCGAACTCGATTCGAATAATGAGAGGATCGTGGTGTTCGCCGCGATCGACAACATGATGAAGGGATCGGCGGGCCAGGCGATCCACGCCGCGAACGTCGCCCGCGGGTTCGACGAGCGCGCAGGGCTCGACTTTCAGGGACTCCATCCAGTGGGGGCACCCTGA